One region of Macadamia integrifolia cultivar HAES 741 chromosome 11, SCU_Mint_v3, whole genome shotgun sequence genomic DNA includes:
- the LOC122092712 gene encoding disease resistance protein RUN1-like isoform X2: MESQDGSESYDVFINFRGEDTRDTFVCHLHSELKNYGIHAFVDSENLWKGEDIKPELLRALKGSKISIAVFSERYAESKWCLWELAQMLECHRLNGQVIFPIFFKVKTTDVKNQTESFEISSAKHGKEAPETLRRWKDALRVVGDKNGWVFDVGDQSKLVTSVVNEAWDRLNKVPLIEVKHPVGLEPRIASLLSLLSNNNSNDVQFLGICGLGGIGKTTIATFVYNRIFRNFSKSCFLDNIREKASQPNGMVSLQETLFKSIFRKKITICSPGEGSRLIRERLGKTDILLVLDDVYNCIQLDTLAGDLNWFGPKSRIIVTSRDRSVLSGIPHSNRKIYEPKGLTDEQSLQLFSSYAFSLEQPPIDYMQLSVDIVCTTGGLPLALEVSGSDLSITKDKEVWKSMHRMLKQIPHNDVYGKLKISFDNLQDDIEKAMFLDAACFFIGWDEETVISIWEACGFEPNYRIEVLCRKSLLKINESKKLEMHDQIRDMGRRIAYNQSPVEPGKHSRLWSRDKINRVLSGGKGNDMVEGLLHRFNSNDSPPCLYTKAFEKMPRLRILQVDGATLKGSFQFLPSRLRWLSWQNCPLKKLSASFYHEELVTLDLSFGSVRRGWNNWHENKVFQQLKVLKLSHCQSLSKSPDFSGFPLLESLYLDDCHSLVDLHESIGHLRELVYLNLKKCRSLKTLPNSICRLSSLQKLILSHCTSLDKLPESIGDLKESLVDLFLNETNIKTLPDGVGLLKKLEVLHLSHWDDLMYMPRSMENMTSLHYVELSMYNLRCKPLPSTLVQFCVHRQSWEFLPDSQDRLLFYRLPRKLTFFRHKSPSIRQPQNRGIIKTNIMRDLRWTSCTGSNALVQGCCYILLVSMIIWSFVLLAELLGLYNLSLD; the protein is encoded by the exons ATGGAGTCACAGGATGGATCTGAAAGCTACGATGTGTTTATCAACTTCAGAGGCGAGGACACCCGCGATACCTTCGTTTGCCACCTTCACAGTGAGCTAAAGAATTATGGAATCCACGCATTCGTTGACAGCGAAAATCTTTGGAAAGGAGAAGATATTAAGCCAGAGCTTCTAAGAGCACTAAAAGGCTCCAAGATCTCGATCGCTGTCTTCAGTGAAAGGTATGCAGAAAGCAAATGGTGCCTCTGGGAGCTCGCTCAGATGCTGGAATGTCATAGACTCAATGGTCAAGtcattttccccattttcttcaagGTTAAGACAACGGACGTTAAGAACCAGACCGAAAGTTTTGAGATTTCGTCTGCGAAACATGGTAAGGAGGCACCTGAAACTCTACGGAGATGGAAGGACGCTCTGCGAGTGGTAGGAGATAAGAACGGATGGGTTTTTGATGTTGG GGATCAATCAAAGTTAGTAACTTCAGTTGTTAATGAAGCCTGGGACCGATTGAATAAAGTCCCCTTGATTGAAGTTAAACACCCTGTCGGATTAGAGCCCCGCATAGCATCTCTATTATCTCTACTATCAAATAACAATTCTAACGATGTTCAATTTCTAGGCATTTGTGGTTTGGGCGGTATTGGGAAGACAACCATTGCAACATTCGTATACAACCGCATCTTTAGAAATTTTAGCAAAAGTTGTTTTCTTGATAACATTAGAGAGAAAGCATCACAGCCCAATGGTATGGTTTCTCTGCAAGAAACACTTTTTAAAAGTATTTTTCGGAAGAAAATAACAATATGCAGTCCTGGAGAAGGATCAAGATTGATAAGAGAAAGACTTGGAAAAACAGATATTCTTCTCGTTCTTGATGATGTGTACAATTGTATTCAATTAGACACATTGGCTGGTGATCTCAATTGGTTTGGTCCTAAAAGTAGGATAATCGTTACATCCAGAGATAGGAGTGTTCTAAGTGGAATTCCTCACAGTAATCGTAAAATATACGAGCCAAAAGGATTGACTGATGAACAGAGTCTTCAACTCTTCAGTTCATATGCTTTTTCTCTAGAACAACCTCCCATTGATTACATGCAGCTTTCAGTTGATATAGTATGCACTACAGGAGGGCTACCCTTAGCCCTGGAGGTTTCGGGTTCCGATTTATCTATTACCAAAGACAAAGAAGTATGGAAAAGCATGCATCGGATGTTGAAACAAATTCCTCATAATGATGTCTATGGAAAATTAAAGATAAGCTTCGATAATCTGCAAGATGATATTGAGAAAGCCATGTTTCTGGATGCTGCATGTTTTTTTATAGGATGGGATGAAGAAACTGTAATTTCCATATGGGAAGCTTGTGGCTTTGAACCGAATTACCGCATAGAAGTTCTCTGTAGAAAATCCCTTTTAAAGATTAATGAATCGAAGAAGTTGGAGATGCACGATCAGATTCGAGATATGGGAAGGAGAATTGCCTACAATCAAAGTCCTGTGGAACCTGGTAAACATAGCAGGCTATGGTCCCGTGACAAAATCAACAGAGTATTGAGTGGTGGAAAG gggaatgatATGGTTGAAGGTCTCCTCCATAGATTCAATTCAAATGACAGCCCCCCTTGCTTATATACTAAAGCCTTTGAGAAGATGCCTAGACTAAGAATACTACAAGTGGATGGAGCAACCTTGAAGGGGAGCTTTCAATTTCTTCCTTCTAGGTTAAGATGGCTGAGTTGGCAGAATTGTCCATTAAAAAAACTATCTGCCAGTTTTTATCATGAAGAATTAGTTACACTTGACTTAAGTTTTGGCTCAGTTAGACGAGGTTGGAATAATTGGCATGAAAATAAG GTGTTTCAACAATTGAAAGTTCTTAAACTCAGTCACTGTCAGTCTCTGTCTAAGTCCCCCGACTTCTCAGGATTTCCTCTCTTGGAGAGTTTGTATCTTGATGATTGCCATTCTTTGGTTGATTTACATGAATCTATTGGGCATCTTCGGGAGCTCgtttacttgaacttgaaaaaatgCAGATCTCTCAAGACACTCCCAAACAGTATATGCAGATTGAGTTCTCTTCAAAAATTAATTCTCAGTCATTGCACCTCACTGGATAAGTTGCCTGAATCCATTGGTGACTTAAAAGAATCTTTGGTTGATCTTTTCTTGAATGAAACAAATATTAAAACACTGCCTGATGGTGTTGGACTGTTAAAAAAGCTAGAGGTATTGCATCTTTCACATTGGGATGATCTCATGTATATGCCAAGGTCAATGGAGAATATGACGTCTCTGCATTACGTTGAACTTAGTATGTACAACCTTCGATGCAAACCGCTGCCCTCTACTTTAGTCCAATTTTGTGTTCATCGCcaatcatgggaattcttaccaGACTCACAAGACCGGTTGTTGTTTTATCGGTTGCCACGGAAACTTACTTTTTTCAGACACAAGTCACCTAGCATTCGTCAGCCGCAAAACAGAGGCATTATAAAGACAAATATAATGAGAGATCTGAGATGGACTTCCTGCACTGGTTCTAATGCTTTGGTCCAAGGATGCTGCTATATATT GTTGGTGTCAATGATAATCTGGTCCTTCGTTCTCCTTGCTGAGTTGCTGGGGCTTTACAACCTGTCATTGGACTAA
- the LOC122092712 gene encoding disease resistance protein RUN1-like isoform X1, whose amino-acid sequence MESQDGSESYDVFINFRGEDTRDTFVCHLHSELKNYGIHAFVDSENLWKGEDIKPELLRALKGSKISIAVFSERYAESKWCLWELAQMLECHRLNGQVIFPIFFKVKTTDVKNQTESFEISSAKHGKEAPETLRRWKDALRVVGDKNGWVFDVGDQSKLVTSVVNEAWDRLNKVPLIEVKHPVGLEPRIASLLSLLSNNNSNDVQFLGICGLGGIGKTTIATFVYNRIFRNFSKSCFLDNIREKASQPNGMVSLQETLFKSIFRKKITICSPGEGSRLIRERLGKTDILLVLDDVYNCIQLDTLAGDLNWFGPKSRIIVTSRDRSVLSGIPHSNRKIYEPKGLTDEQSLQLFSSYAFSLEQPPIDYMQLSVDIVCTTGGLPLALEVSGSDLSITKDKEVWKSMHRMLKQIPHNDVYGKLKISFDNLQDDIEKAMFLDAACFFIGWDEETVISIWEACGFEPNYRIEVLCRKSLLKINESKKLEMHDQIRDMGRRIAYNQSPVEPGKHSRLWSRDKINRVLSGGKGNDMVEGLLHRFNSNDSPPCLYTKAFEKMPRLRILQVDGATLKGSFQFLPSRLRWLSWQNCPLKKLSASFYHEELVTLDLSFGSVRRGWNNWHENKVFQQLKVLKLSHCQSLSKSPDFSGFPLLESLYLDDCHSLVDLHESIGHLRELVYLNLKKCRSLKTLPNSICRLSSLQKLILSHCTSLDKLPESIGDLKESLVDLFLNETNIKTLPDGVGLLKKLEVLHLSHWDDLMYMPRSMENMTSLHYVELSMYNLRCKPLPSTLVQFCVHRQSWEFLPDSQDRLLFYRLPRKLTFFRHKSPSIRQPQNRGIIKTNIMRDLRWTSCTGSNALVQGCCYIFFCVFNRLVSMIIWSFVLLAELLGLYNLSLD is encoded by the exons ATGGAGTCACAGGATGGATCTGAAAGCTACGATGTGTTTATCAACTTCAGAGGCGAGGACACCCGCGATACCTTCGTTTGCCACCTTCACAGTGAGCTAAAGAATTATGGAATCCACGCATTCGTTGACAGCGAAAATCTTTGGAAAGGAGAAGATATTAAGCCAGAGCTTCTAAGAGCACTAAAAGGCTCCAAGATCTCGATCGCTGTCTTCAGTGAAAGGTATGCAGAAAGCAAATGGTGCCTCTGGGAGCTCGCTCAGATGCTGGAATGTCATAGACTCAATGGTCAAGtcattttccccattttcttcaagGTTAAGACAACGGACGTTAAGAACCAGACCGAAAGTTTTGAGATTTCGTCTGCGAAACATGGTAAGGAGGCACCTGAAACTCTACGGAGATGGAAGGACGCTCTGCGAGTGGTAGGAGATAAGAACGGATGGGTTTTTGATGTTGG GGATCAATCAAAGTTAGTAACTTCAGTTGTTAATGAAGCCTGGGACCGATTGAATAAAGTCCCCTTGATTGAAGTTAAACACCCTGTCGGATTAGAGCCCCGCATAGCATCTCTATTATCTCTACTATCAAATAACAATTCTAACGATGTTCAATTTCTAGGCATTTGTGGTTTGGGCGGTATTGGGAAGACAACCATTGCAACATTCGTATACAACCGCATCTTTAGAAATTTTAGCAAAAGTTGTTTTCTTGATAACATTAGAGAGAAAGCATCACAGCCCAATGGTATGGTTTCTCTGCAAGAAACACTTTTTAAAAGTATTTTTCGGAAGAAAATAACAATATGCAGTCCTGGAGAAGGATCAAGATTGATAAGAGAAAGACTTGGAAAAACAGATATTCTTCTCGTTCTTGATGATGTGTACAATTGTATTCAATTAGACACATTGGCTGGTGATCTCAATTGGTTTGGTCCTAAAAGTAGGATAATCGTTACATCCAGAGATAGGAGTGTTCTAAGTGGAATTCCTCACAGTAATCGTAAAATATACGAGCCAAAAGGATTGACTGATGAACAGAGTCTTCAACTCTTCAGTTCATATGCTTTTTCTCTAGAACAACCTCCCATTGATTACATGCAGCTTTCAGTTGATATAGTATGCACTACAGGAGGGCTACCCTTAGCCCTGGAGGTTTCGGGTTCCGATTTATCTATTACCAAAGACAAAGAAGTATGGAAAAGCATGCATCGGATGTTGAAACAAATTCCTCATAATGATGTCTATGGAAAATTAAAGATAAGCTTCGATAATCTGCAAGATGATATTGAGAAAGCCATGTTTCTGGATGCTGCATGTTTTTTTATAGGATGGGATGAAGAAACTGTAATTTCCATATGGGAAGCTTGTGGCTTTGAACCGAATTACCGCATAGAAGTTCTCTGTAGAAAATCCCTTTTAAAGATTAATGAATCGAAGAAGTTGGAGATGCACGATCAGATTCGAGATATGGGAAGGAGAATTGCCTACAATCAAAGTCCTGTGGAACCTGGTAAACATAGCAGGCTATGGTCCCGTGACAAAATCAACAGAGTATTGAGTGGTGGAAAG gggaatgatATGGTTGAAGGTCTCCTCCATAGATTCAATTCAAATGACAGCCCCCCTTGCTTATATACTAAAGCCTTTGAGAAGATGCCTAGACTAAGAATACTACAAGTGGATGGAGCAACCTTGAAGGGGAGCTTTCAATTTCTTCCTTCTAGGTTAAGATGGCTGAGTTGGCAGAATTGTCCATTAAAAAAACTATCTGCCAGTTTTTATCATGAAGAATTAGTTACACTTGACTTAAGTTTTGGCTCAGTTAGACGAGGTTGGAATAATTGGCATGAAAATAAG GTGTTTCAACAATTGAAAGTTCTTAAACTCAGTCACTGTCAGTCTCTGTCTAAGTCCCCCGACTTCTCAGGATTTCCTCTCTTGGAGAGTTTGTATCTTGATGATTGCCATTCTTTGGTTGATTTACATGAATCTATTGGGCATCTTCGGGAGCTCgtttacttgaacttgaaaaaatgCAGATCTCTCAAGACACTCCCAAACAGTATATGCAGATTGAGTTCTCTTCAAAAATTAATTCTCAGTCATTGCACCTCACTGGATAAGTTGCCTGAATCCATTGGTGACTTAAAAGAATCTTTGGTTGATCTTTTCTTGAATGAAACAAATATTAAAACACTGCCTGATGGTGTTGGACTGTTAAAAAAGCTAGAGGTATTGCATCTTTCACATTGGGATGATCTCATGTATATGCCAAGGTCAATGGAGAATATGACGTCTCTGCATTACGTTGAACTTAGTATGTACAACCTTCGATGCAAACCGCTGCCCTCTACTTTAGTCCAATTTTGTGTTCATCGCcaatcatgggaattcttaccaGACTCACAAGACCGGTTGTTGTTTTATCGGTTGCCACGGAAACTTACTTTTTTCAGACACAAGTCACCTAGCATTCGTCAGCCGCAAAACAGAGGCATTATAAAGACAAATATAATGAGAGATCTGAGATGGACTTCCTGCACTGGTTCTAATGCTTTGGTCCAAGGATGCTGCTATATATT TTTTTGTGTTTTTAACAGGTTGGTGTCAATGATAATCTGGTCCTTCGTTCTCCTTGCTGAGTTGCTGGGGCTTTACAACCTGTCATTGGACTAA